CTGATCGAGCAGCCCTGGCCGCCGATCTTGATGTCCTCCACCCGCTCGTCGTCGTCGAGCTGGACGTAGACCACGATCTCGTCGCCGCACAGGGGGTTGAACCCCTCGACCCGGTGGGCCGGCGGCGTGGCCAGCTCGCCGCGGTTCCGCGGGTTGCGGTAGTGGTCGAGGATGATCTCTCGGTACAGGTCTTCGAGCCCGGGCACGGGGTCTGCCTTTCTGGAGCGCGCGTTCTACAGCGCGAAGAACGCCAGCGTGGCGTCGAGTGCGTCAGCGAGAGCGTCGACGTCGCGCTCGTCGTTGTAAACGTACAGCGACGCACGGGCCGTGGCGCCCACCCCGAGCACGCGCATGAGCGGCTTGGCGCAGTGGTGGCCCGCCCGCACGCACACGCCCTCCTGGTCGAGCACCTGGGAGATGTCGTGGGGGTGGAGGTCGGCGAGCGAGAACGAGAGCACGCCGCC
This Acidimicrobiales bacterium DNA region includes the following protein-coding sequences:
- a CDS encoding aminotransferase class V-fold PLP-dependent enzyme, with translation GGVLSFSLADLHPHDISQVLDQEGVCVRAGHHCAKPLMRVLGVGATARASLYVYNDERDVDALADALDATLAFFAL